ACAGCACAAATATTCCGAGAGCAAATTGTTATCCTGATGAACGTTGATAATGTAACGATTCTTTCGGAAGCGATTGTTAGTGATAACCCAGTCCAACCTCGTCCGCTGCTTAATATAGCAATTGCCTTTGTAGTAGGATTAATGGCCGGAGTCGGTATCGCATTTTTACTAGAATACATAGATAGAACAATCAAGACAGAGCAGGATATTGAAAAAATACTAGAGTTACCGGTGCTAGGAGTTATTACAACCATTGATGATGAAGATTTTGAAGAGCTGGGAATGAGAGCAGCAAGAAAGACAGAAACAAGAGGTGAGACCATTGGCGCTTAAAGGGTTTAAAAGAGAGAGAAAAAGATCATCTCAATCAAGAAGTTTAATTACGCATATTAACCCGCGTTCTCCAATTGCAGAGCAATACCGGACGATGAGAACCAATATTCAATTTACACAGGTCGATCAGACGATTCGTTCATTAATGGTTACATCATCAGGGCCAGGGGAAGGGAAATCGACAACAGTCGCCAATTTAGCTGTAGTTTTTGCACAACAGGGCAAAAAGGTTTTGGTAGTAGATGCAGACATGAGAAAGCCGACTGTTCACTACACCTTTCGATTAAATAATACATTAGGATTAACAAATATTTTGACCAAGCAAGCAACACTTGAAGAAGCAATCAACGATTCATTGATCGATAACTTATATGTAATGACAAGCGGGCCAGTTCCGCCAAACCCTGCTGAACTATTAGGATCTAGTGCAATGGAAAATCTGTTAGCAGAGTTATATGAACAATTTGATCTGGTTATTTTTGATACACCTCCCGTTTTAGCCGTAACGGATGCACAAATTTTAGCGA
This genomic stretch from Bacillus oleivorans harbors:
- a CDS encoding CpsD/CapB family tyrosine-protein kinase, translated to MALKGFKRERKRSSQSRSLITHINPRSPIAEQYRTMRTNIQFTQVDQTIRSLMVTSSGPGEGKSTTVANLAVVFAQQGKKVLVVDADMRKPTVHYTFRLNNTLGLTNILTKQATLEEAINDSLIDNLYVMTSGPVPPNPAELLGSSAMENLLAELYEQFDLVIFDTPPVLAVTDAQILANQCNGTILVVSSGKTEIDYANKSKELLLNAKGRLLGVVLNNKKDKKGSYYYYYGGK